Proteins encoded by one window of Methanobacterium sp. CWC-01:
- a CDS encoding sugar phosphate isomerase/epimerase family protein, whose product MKIGFSTLALFAKPFEEWLELAMADGFNMMEILCEGPYWPRILLSASDGLDIFSSYDISLYLHAPTIDLNPASLNPGIRGETLKQLCETVELASKIGAEAITTHPGLIHRLEDRIRSMGLYYSIETLKNANSYAEDFGITFSVENMPNRYAYFCNNPEEHTYFTRECSCQATLDLGHANTSGELKEFIKMPRIHYYHISDNNGEKDQHLTLGEGTLDLKLLDGIDKVIIELNNYQNVLKSREILLSNL is encoded by the coding sequence TTGAAAATTGGTTTCTCTACTTTAGCACTTTTTGCGAAACCATTTGAGGAATGGCTGGAATTGGCCATGGCAGATGGTTTTAACATGATGGAAATACTCTGTGAAGGCCCCTATTGGCCAAGAATCCTTCTTTCAGCGAGTGATGGGTTGGATATTTTTTCTTCTTATGATATCAGTCTGTATCTCCACGCTCCCACCATAGATCTTAACCCGGCCAGCCTAAACCCTGGTATCCGGGGGGAAACTCTCAAGCAACTATGTGAGACAGTTGAATTAGCGTCTAAAATCGGTGCAGAAGCCATAACCACCCATCCTGGTTTAATACACAGATTGGAAGATAGGATTAGGAGTATGGGTCTTTATTATTCAATTGAAACCCTTAAAAATGCTAATAGCTATGCTGAGGACTTTGGAATAACTTTTTCAGTGGAGAACATGCCCAATCGTTATGCTTATTTCTGCAACAATCCTGAGGAACATACCTATTTCACCCGGGAGTGTAGTTGTCAGGCTACCCTGGATCTGGGTCATGCCAACACCTCGGGAGAATTAAAAGAATTCATTAAAATGCCCCGAATCCACTATTATCATATAAGTGACAACAACGGAGAAAAAGATCAGCATTTAACCTTAGGAGAGGGTACTCTGGATTTGAAGCTATTGGATGGTATTGATAAGGTTATTATAGAGCTAAACAACTATCAGAATGTTCTGAAAAGTCGAGAAATACTCTTATCCAATTTGTAA
- a CDS encoding PadR family transcriptional regulator: MPGNNSNSKNPGTENSEEDKNKNPCEYIVKNLPKHDKKMIGGFMRGFGKVMILWLISKKRQHGYEIMTQIHESAPYNRKMPSASMIYPVLHDLEKKGMISGTWEHQGKRKIKYYEITTEGEKSLDRIRHIALCGREHDSTHIWDEFMDDMFGLKRK, encoded by the coding sequence ATGCCAGGAAATAATTCGAATTCTAAAAATCCGGGTACTGAAAATTCAGAAGAGGATAAAAATAAAAATCCGTGCGAATATATCGTGAAAAATTTGCCTAAACATGATAAAAAGATGATTGGGGGGTTTATGAGGGGTTTTGGTAAAGTGATGATCCTGTGGCTCATCAGTAAAAAGAGACAACACGGATACGAAATAATGACTCAGATCCATGAATCTGCCCCTTACAATAGGAAAATGCCTAGTGCCAGTATGATATATCCTGTTCTACACGATTTAGAAAAGAAGGGTATGATCAGTGGAACCTGGGAACATCAGGGCAAGAGAAAAATTAAATATTATGAAATTACAACGGAAGGAGAGAAAAGTCTTGATCGTATCAGGCATATCGCTTTATGTGGCCGGGAGCATGACTCCACCCATATTTGGGACGAATTCATGGATGATATGTTTGGACTCAAAAGAAAATAG
- a CDS encoding ATP-binding cassette domain-containing protein, with protein MKYAIETFDLTKRYGDFVAVDALDLKVKNKSIFGFLGPNGAGKTTTIKMLTCLIPSTSGSASVAGHDINDSPNEVREKIGMVPQLVSLYGDLTARENAELCADFYGMPRDLKEERIDELMELVDIKYAENKTIKQMSGGQRQKVSVVASLIHQPDILFLDEPTIGLDPTTKTVLWDLIDELNQKGHTIILCSHDMYEVEMLCDHVGIINQGKLAAFDTPQGLKDTTLAEKKCSAESNIGEIVRELEKSPASEHPSFGKLKNVAVQSEIDIAREMSIMISDSDSELVKKLYEIPCVLEIESHRSGRLSFKLANTENAINDVITTIMENEGNIKSISTKDPSLEDVFIKVTAKKVKNEEKGVE; from the coding sequence ATGAAATACGCTATAGAAACTTTCGATCTAACCAAACGCTACGGAGACTTCGTCGCAGTGGACGCCCTAGATTTGAAAGTGAAAAATAAGAGCATATTTGGATTTTTAGGTCCTAATGGAGCCGGTAAAACCACTACCATTAAAATGCTTACATGCCTCATCCCCTCCACCAGCGGATCTGCAAGTGTTGCAGGTCATGATATAAATGATAGTCCAAACGAAGTCCGGGAAAAAATCGGGATGGTTCCCCAATTAGTAAGCCTTTATGGAGATTTAACCGCCAGAGAAAACGCCGAACTTTGCGCTGACTTTTATGGAATGCCTCGCGACCTAAAAGAAGAGAGAATTGATGAACTAATGGAGTTAGTGGACATTAAATACGCAGAGAATAAGACGATAAAACAGATGTCCGGGGGGCAGAGACAGAAAGTTTCCGTAGTTGCTAGTCTGATTCACCAACCTGACATCCTGTTCCTGGACGAACCCACTATTGGTCTAGATCCTACCACCAAGACCGTTCTGTGGGATCTCATAGACGAATTGAATCAGAAGGGCCACACCATTATCCTCTGTTCCCACGACATGTATGAAGTGGAAATGCTCTGTGATCACGTGGGTATAATTAATCAAGGAAAATTAGCAGCTTTTGACACCCCCCAGGGATTAAAAGATACTACACTTGCAGAGAAAAAATGTAGTGCAGAAAGTAATATTGGTGAAATCGTGCGCGAACTAGAGAAATCTCCCGCCAGTGAACATCCGTCATTTGGAAAACTGAAAAACGTTGCTGTGCAATCTGAAATAGATATTGCCCGAGAAATGAGCATTATGATCAGTGATTCAGATAGCGAATTGGTGAAAAAGTTGTACGAAATTCCCTGTGTACTTGAAATTGAAAGCCATAGGTCAGGAAGACTCTCATTTAAATTAGCAAACACCGAGAATGCTATAAATGACGTTATAACGACTATCATGGAAAATGAGGGGAATATAAAGTCAATTTCAACAAAAGACCCCTCATTGGAGGATGTATTCATTAAAGTAACTGCTAAAAAGGTAAAAAACGAAGAAAAAGGAGTTGAGTGA
- a CDS encoding ABC transporter permease: MVETKKIMWMLKKDLIVLWRHKPRLLSIFIFPILMIALFGYGMGGSIENIPVVVVKQTDGPVTDATLNAIKGMSLYDVKDIINDPQMGREMVESGQVKAAIIMPPDYENLNSTNAKSVVVYVDSSDQMATQALIPVTQALFSQISSQIGMQKLEAMGVQSTSVQVQSQGVQTSSPLAGINLQNIMNSINFQINKIYGDIKYIDFLVPAVLAMTIMMGAMMGMGESLAGERERGELARLFMTPTSVATVVGGKIISRLTIQIATAMVLIVAAIVLFGVTINGSMVLTILLMVLTALCFVGFGIMISARVGTQEDYIQMVMPFTMPMMFISGVFYPLETMPWIFQKIAYLVPLTYANNALRGVMLKGAGIGDIWTSIAVLLGFTLLFFALGVTRFNRDI; encoded by the coding sequence TTGGTGGAAACCAAAAAAATTATGTGGATGCTAAAAAAAGACTTAATTGTTCTTTGGAGACATAAACCACGCTTATTATCCATCTTCATCTTCCCCATACTCATGATCGCCCTTTTTGGTTATGGTATGGGAGGATCCATTGAAAATATTCCAGTAGTAGTGGTGAAACAGACAGATGGTCCGGTAACTGATGCCACCCTTAACGCTATTAAAGGTATGTCGCTTTACGATGTGAAGGACATTATAAATGACCCTCAAATGGGGCGAGAAATGGTGGAATCAGGACAAGTTAAGGCAGCTATTATAATGCCCCCTGATTATGAAAACCTTAACAGCACCAACGCTAAGTCAGTGGTGGTCTATGTTGATTCATCGGATCAAATGGCCACACAAGCTTTGATACCTGTCACACAGGCCCTTTTCAGCCAAATATCTTCTCAAATAGGAATGCAGAAGCTGGAAGCCATGGGAGTACAGTCCACATCTGTCCAAGTACAATCACAGGGAGTACAAACTTCATCTCCCTTGGCTGGGATAAACCTTCAGAATATAATGAATTCTATCAACTTCCAGATCAACAAGATCTATGGGGACATCAAATACATTGACTTCCTGGTGCCTGCAGTGCTGGCCATGACCATTATGATGGGGGCTATGATGGGTATGGGGGAGTCACTGGCAGGTGAACGAGAGCGAGGAGAACTTGCTAGACTGTTCATGACTCCTACCAGCGTTGCTACCGTAGTAGGAGGTAAAATCATATCAAGACTAACCATACAAATTGCAACTGCTATGGTATTGATTGTTGCAGCCATAGTACTGTTTGGAGTTACAATAAACGGAAGCATGGTACTTACCATTCTGTTAATGGTGCTCACAGCGTTGTGCTTTGTAGGTTTTGGGATAATGATTTCCGCCCGGGTCGGTACCCAGGAAGACTACATCCAGATGGTGATGCCCTTCACCATGCCCATGATGTTCATATCAGGAGTATTCTATCCTCTGGAAACCATGCCCTGGATATTCCAAAAAATAGCATACCTGGTACCCTTAACATATGCTAACAACGCATTAAGAGGAGTTATGTTAAAAGGAGCAGGAATCGGAGACATATGGACATCTATAGCTGTTCTTCTGGGTTTCACCCTGCTGTTCTTTGCACTGGGCGTAACCAGGTTTAATCGAGATATTTAG
- a CDS encoding PQQ-binding-like beta-propeller repeat protein, whose protein sequence is MNVNKKFLIGFLAMCLMLAQISMVPVFAADWPMFHLNEQRTGNLEQSADFTPTSWYFQTGESIKSSPAIMNEVIYFGSSDGYVYAVNLEQGTQLWSYKTEGAVISSPVLVNETLYIGSMDGYLYAQDTKNGEVEWKYKTGNSIESSPTVDGDTIYVGSNDGRLYAISTNGSLLWEFESGNAIKSSPIVNGSIVYFGSDDGKVYALDAETGEKKWEYTTGDKVQSSPSILNETLYVGSNDGKIYALNLEDGALSWNYEMGKPIKSSPTIDSADNSLFIGADNGKVACVDTRNGTEKWVVEGLGAVKSTAALLDNKIVFGSDDGTVYILNKYTGKEEWTYNPGYYLMNAPLESSPVVYGNMIYIGGNDGYLYALKNDKESGPISIFAYYIGGAIVVILALLVGLRAIRGRKKKEE, encoded by the coding sequence ATGAATGTAAATAAGAAATTTCTCATAGGATTTCTGGCAATGTGCCTAATGTTAGCACAAATCTCAATGGTTCCAGTTTTTGCAGCTGATTGGCCCATGTTTCATTTGAATGAACAGCGCACCGGGAATTTAGAACAATCAGCAGATTTCACCCCAACTTCCTGGTACTTCCAGACCGGAGAATCCATCAAGTCTTCTCCAGCCATCATGAACGAAGTGATATATTTCGGGTCCAGTGATGGGTACGTGTACGCAGTTAATCTTGAGCAGGGGACTCAGTTATGGAGTTATAAGACTGAGGGAGCAGTTATATCATCTCCCGTTCTGGTAAATGAAACTTTATATATTGGTTCCATGGACGGATATCTATACGCCCAGGACACTAAAAATGGAGAAGTGGAGTGGAAATACAAAACCGGAAACTCCATTGAATCATCCCCCACAGTGGATGGGGACACCATTTATGTGGGATCAAATGATGGACGTTTATACGCGATTTCGACCAACGGATCTCTATTATGGGAGTTCGAAAGCGGAAATGCTATTAAATCATCCCCTATAGTTAATGGAAGCATAGTATACTTTGGATCTGATGACGGGAAAGTATACGCCCTGGATGCAGAAACCGGGGAGAAAAAATGGGAGTACACCACCGGAGATAAGGTTCAATCCTCACCATCCATTCTGAACGAAACATTATATGTGGGATCAAATGATGGTAAGATCTACGCCCTGAACCTGGAAGATGGTGCCCTATCCTGGAACTATGAAATGGGAAAACCCATTAAATCTTCTCCAACCATCGATTCAGCTGATAACAGCCTTTTCATAGGGGCTGATAATGGTAAGGTGGCCTGTGTGGACACCAGGAATGGAACCGAAAAATGGGTGGTTGAAGGTCTGGGAGCCGTTAAATCCACAGCAGCACTCCTTGATAATAAAATTGTCTTTGGATCTGACGATGGCACTGTATACATACTCAACAAGTATACCGGAAAAGAAGAATGGACTTACAACCCAGGGTACTACTTGATGAACGCTCCATTAGAGTCATCTCCTGTTGTTTACGGTAACATGATCTACATCGGTGGGAATGACGGCTACCTCTATGCCTTAAAAAATGATAAGGAAAGCGGACCCATATCCATATTCGCCTACTACATCGGAGGAGCCATAGTAGTAATTTTAGCCCTGCTAGTGGGTTTAAGGGCTATAAGGGGTAGAAAGAAAAAAGAAGAGTAG
- the albA gene encoding DNA-binding protein Alba — MSEENIVYIGNKPVMNYVLAVVTQMNGGVSEVILKARGRAISRAVDVAEIVRNRFITDATVTNIDISTEEIMSNEGSSTNVSAIEISLAKE; from the coding sequence ATGTCAGAGGAAAATATAGTGTACATTGGTAACAAGCCGGTAATGAACTATGTCTTAGCTGTAGTGACTCAGATGAACGGTGGTGTCTCTGAAGTTATTCTAAAGGCAAGAGGAAGAGCAATTAGCAGAGCAGTGGACGTTGCTGAAATCGTAAGAAACCGCTTTATTACCGACGCAACCGTTACAAACATTGACATAAGCACTGAGGAGATCATGAGTAATGAAGGGTCTTCTACTAACGTATCAGCTATAGAAATATCTTTAGCCAAGGAATAA
- a CDS encoding response regulator, which yields MAAAKILVVEDERITGEDIKMGLESAGYTVPSIVSSGEEAIQEVEKFLPDLVLMDIRLNGEMDGIEAAENIRSRFKIPVIYLTAFSDENTVKRAKETQPSGFIIKKPFGFLHKPFDDNELQTAIEITLKHHELEKKFYRPDKWIQNMLSNISDAVISTDPRGRINFMNSSAEDITGMKEKEVLNRELQDLFINLRNDNSEEDFNLKIPQELIFMARDGSETAVDGNLTMIDGVDGKIEGYVVIFRLKQS from the coding sequence ATGGCGGCCGCAAAGATCCTGGTAGTCGAAGATGAACGGATCACCGGAGAGGACATAAAAATGGGTCTGGAAAGTGCAGGCTACACGGTTCCATCCATTGTTTCGTCAGGTGAGGAAGCAATCCAAGAGGTTGAGAAATTCCTCCCGGACCTGGTTCTGATGGACATAAGACTTAATGGGGAGATGGATGGTATTGAGGCAGCGGAAAATATAAGATCCAGATTTAAAATCCCGGTAATTTATCTAACTGCTTTTTCTGATGAAAATACTGTAAAACGGGCTAAAGAGACTCAGCCATCTGGATTTATCATCAAAAAACCATTTGGATTTTTACATAAACCATTCGATGACAACGAACTACAAACGGCCATTGAGATCACTCTTAAACATCATGAACTGGAAAAGAAGTTTTACCGTCCTGATAAATGGATACAGAACATGCTAAGCAACATCAGTGACGCTGTTATCTCCACTGATCCCCGGGGTCGCATCAATTTTATGAATTCATCGGCTGAAGATATAACTGGCATGAAGGAAAAAGAAGTTCTGAATCGAGAGCTCCAAGATTTATTCATCAACCTCAGAAATGATAATTCTGAAGAAGATTTCAACTTAAAAATACCTCAAGAACTCATTTTTATGGCCAGAGATGGATCGGAAACGGCTGTGGACGGAAATTTAACTATGATAGATGGTGTTGATGGTAAAATAGAAGGTTATGTGGTCATATTCCGTCTTAAACAATCTTAA
- a CDS encoding response regulator: MSGAKILVVEDERITAEDIKAGLEFDGYQVPVICSSGEDAVQKAGKIKPDLVLMDIRLEGEMDGIDAACEIRRLYDIPVIYLTAYSDEKTVERAKKTEPSGFLVKGQGIINKPFEDTELRAAIEITLYRHHMEKEHHQLFSAMLRNVSEAVISTDPSKKVRFINNAAENITGWSKDDVLGKNLEDVFLKLKPLIEEEMDLGNALAPGETPSYKAMDGSEVLLEGTVTPLNDNKGAVSGLVIIFRPQNSL; this comes from the coding sequence GTGAGCGGTGCAAAAATTCTTGTGGTGGAGGACGAACGTATCACGGCTGAAGATATCAAGGCCGGACTGGAATTCGATGGTTACCAGGTTCCTGTTATTTGTTCTTCTGGCGAAGATGCTGTTCAAAAGGCAGGTAAAATCAAGCCTGATCTGGTTTTGATGGATATCAGACTGGAAGGTGAAATGGATGGTATAGATGCTGCTTGTGAGATTAGGCGTCTTTATGATATACCTGTAATTTACCTTACAGCTTACTCTGATGAGAAGACGGTGGAAAGGGCTAAAAAGACTGAACCATCTGGATTTTTGGTAAAAGGTCAGGGAATTATTAACAAACCTTTTGAAGACACTGAACTTCGTGCTGCTATTGAAATTACTCTGTATCGTCATCATATGGAAAAAGAACACCACCAGTTATTTTCGGCAATGCTCCGCAACGTTAGTGAGGCTGTAATATCCACTGATCCGTCTAAGAAGGTGAGATTTATCAATAATGCCGCCGAGAATATCACGGGCTGGTCAAAGGACGATGTCCTGGGTAAGAACCTGGAAGATGTCTTTTTAAAACTTAAACCTCTAATTGAGGAGGAGATGGACCTGGGAAATGCACTGGCTCCCGGTGAAACTCCTTCTTATAAGGCCATGGATGGATCTGAGGTGCTTTTAGAAGGCACTGTCACTCCTTTAAATGACAATAAAGGGGCAGTGAGTGGCCTGGTTATCATATTCAGGCCTCAAAATAGTCTATAA